Genomic DNA from Macadamia integrifolia cultivar HAES 741 chromosome 6, SCU_Mint_v3, whole genome shotgun sequence:
aaatgagatGGTATCTGTTGTTGGATCACCTCGTTGTACGGGTTAACATTTAACATTTGTCCCATCTTttgttattataaaaaaaaaaaaaaagagacatatTAGATGTCGATTCAATCAAGTGATTATACGAAcaattgatttgtttttcaaGAGAGAAAGGACAAAAATGGGATCGTGAAACTCtactgaaagaaaaaaaaaaaaaagatcccagAAGATTGGAGATCATTTTTCAAGGAAAAAAGAGGTCCTGTTGTGTTTGTTTATGCCCCTACTACATATGTTTGTATGTTCCCTCCCATGGGCCTTCCATTGGTTGCAATCTcttgatccaaaaaaaaaaggaaaataagaaaaaggattgagttcCCTAACCAATTGCGTAACATAAACTATAGTACATATTTTATgagcctgtttgataacgttttaagaaatatattattatcatttttgtcattttttatcaagaaatgacagaaatagaaaaaaaaaaacatttgacaaattcattccatttttcttgtttttataaatagaagtaaaaatttattatcatttctGTTCTTAGAAATAGACATGACGAGTAACAATAGAAACAACTCAAACAAGTGAAGGCAAAGATcatactctctctcctctcgctccATCAGAAAGCGGCGTTTCTTCAACACAGCGTGGCCAGAGAGAACGTCTCGATCTCCGTCGGTGAAAACTCCGTTCAACAGGAATTTCATAATTCCGACCAAGTTTGGGGGGTGGTCTTTCTAAAGTTTACTCCCAATTTCTGTAATCCAATGGCTTCGGTCTCCGGGTACCAGGAGGCGGTGGTTGGCGAAAAGGCGGCCGTGACAGGAATTTTGCGGCGGAAACCCACCACGGCTACCAAAACTACCTCTCTGTCGCTGCCGGAACCCGTAATTCGCGTCCCTCACGGACCTGAAATGTGAATCCCCGCTTATGAACGACTCTGTGTTTTCATTTGACCAATCCAAAAACCCTCGCCGCCATAAACATCGACCTCCTCGAAACTGTTAACAAATATAATGTTACACAGTCAGAATAATGTAGTGATTCCGCCATTGATCTTTCGATAAACGAAAAAAAGCTTTTTGATATCTTTCATAAAGAGAGTACTTACAGGTGCGCGGGAAGACATAGTTGCAGCAGCAAAGCCGAAGAATGACAAAGAGGCGGCGAACCTCATGGCTCATACAGTTCCAGTTGAATCCATTCAAGGAATTTCAAGAAACTTCAGTTTTCTTCTTATTAGTGATAGTTCCAATGGCTTTTTAATCTGAAATTTCCATAACACTATGAGGATGACGAGGATGATGAGGTGAAGGCATTTGTTCGAGATATGGTTGTCTTCTCTGGGAAGTGCTATCGGTTCTGCGACCTCCAACGGCGGCGAGTATCTCGATCGAATTCTCGAgtgttgaaaaaaataaataaataataaataattctaCAAGAAACATTTTAAGAAGCAAAGGTTTATCAAACCCCTAAAATTTCGTTtatgagaaatgaaaatttctgtttctatcatttcttgaaacagaaatgatagaaatgttatcaaacagtgcctatATAGTTTGGCAgcattttttctcccaaaaaaGAACTCCATTATAAGAATATAAGTTACAATCATGTTTTCCATCATCCACGATGAAGAGGAATCTCTTTATTCATAGGTTCGCAGCTGTAACATTGGTGAGCCTCTTGGTATAGTGAGAGGACCGTTGCAGGTAAGTTATCTTCTACCTACAGTGAAAAAATAGTGACTTTGGATCACCTATTGATTGATACATATCAAGAGATTGGAATCAGCCATGTTCCATCTCAAGTTTGAATTAATACCATATCGATGGATTGGATGAAGAGTAACgaggattttcctttttgacGACAACCAGGGGTATTTTCATCCTAACCAAATTGATGCAAATTGATATCCGCTCTGTCCTTATCCCAAATTATTGATGAAAGGCCAAATTTTCGACTCAAAACTTAGATCATAGCCCATCTATTGGCatgttccccttttttttttttttttaaagtaatttacatccccctcccctgtattttttcttttattccaatCCCCTCTCTTGTGTTTTCAAATATTCCACAAACCTCCCCTGCATTTTGACAAATTTGACAAAAAATGTGACTCCGTCATATTATGTCTGATaagatttcaaaatattttttaaatacccaaatcaccCCTGTAGAATGTAAATGGACCATTATACCCATTAGAAGATGAGTGAAGAACTCACCTTCACTTTTCGTCTCTCACTTGCAACTGAGGCTGAAGCAGCCACTAGTGGCGAATGGCAATGAGCGATTGACGGCGACGAGCGACAAGCATCAACCAGCGCCTTGAGTGACGGACGGCAACAGTGATTGGAGGCTGCGGCTTTGTCTTTTCAAAATACATTCAACAGGGGAGGTCTGTGGCAGCTCAACAAGCGGCGAACTAGAACTTGCAATCGATGAAAGTAAGAAGGTGTGCTGTTGTTTATCTGAGGTATCATCTTTGTCTTCTTTGACTAAGGATAAAGTTGTCGAATAGAAAATGTTTGGGTGCAAATAATATCCCATTTCGCTGCTGGGAAAACCTTTCACACTTCTCAATATTTTTTGGAGAATTCGATTGGGTTTATATGAAAATTGATGTCAAGAAATGTGCCACTGTGGTGGTCATTTGTGGAGCCATCATCCCTAATAATAAACCACTTTTATTGTTGGAAGGAACAGAAGGGTTACAACTGAATGCATGTCGTGGTGACGCTTTTAAGCCTTGGTCCGAAGGTTTTGAATAACTTGCAGATTCTGTGTATTGAAAAAATGTGATGATATGGAATATCTTttgagtagtagtagtagtactgTTCCACAAATCACATTTAGCAGTTTGGAAAAGCTGTACTTGGACTCCCTACATAAATTGAAGGCAATAATAATGTACAACCATGGGTCTCTTCCAAGTCGATGCTTCAACAACCTAAGATTCCTAAAAGTGTATGGATGTCATAGTCTAATTAGTATCATACCCTCTGATCTGCTGGCAAAGCTACCAAATTGAGAAGAACTTTCTATAAGTTATTGTGATTGGGCGACTGAGGTATTCAACTCCAAAGGACTGCCACTACTACTTGACGATGAAGGGCAGACAGGGGCTACAATATTGCCGAAACTGAAACAATTGTATCTATCATCCCTTCCTTCTCTAAAGACCATATGGGATGAGGGCTTTGTTTCACCTAATTTAAGCCTCCCATTGAACCTAGAGGAGATGACAGTGAATAATTTAAGATTGAAATTCATATTCTCACTAGCCATGGCGCAGAGGCTTCAACAACTAAAGCGGCTTCATGTTAGGTATTGTGAAGAAGTGGAAATAATCTCATTAATGGTGGAACTTGCCGTCGATTTCTTCGTCACCATCGATCGTGCCTGATGGGTCCAAAATCCTCCCTGTTGTGGTGATGGGGGTGAGTGAAATGTGAGGGTTTCATATTAGGGGTTAGGAGGTTAGGGataaaaggggagagagaatcGAACGAGATTTTTTCTTCACAAAAAAAGGTTTCTTAATGCAATTTCACCGAAACAGAGATAAAGAGAAATCAATGATCAACAATATTGAGGGAGATCAGGGATCAAAAGAGAATTCTTTAGAGATGCTTCAACACTCCAATTCTTTAGAGTTTTAAAGAGTCAACAAAAGTTTTGACCTCAGATAAATTATCGGAacatatgattttattttttttccaaatggaatatttctcttcttcacttaAAACGGAAAATACCAGAAATGCATTTTTGAATTAGTACCAAAAGCAGCCTAAGATTATAATACGACAATCCAATTTTCCTGGTCTATGTGGCCCTGTTACTGTGTTCCATGAGCCCTGGGTTTAGCTGGTCTATCCGAATGATGGGCCCGGGACATGGGTGCCTCGTTTTGCAACTCGAAAAAGAACTCGTTAAATATCGAAAAGTAGAGATAAGGGACACGAAAGGAGAGGATTGGAGGAAGCTCGGTAGCTGACGCGGAGGAACTGAGAGAGTGGTCGATACCCCGATTAGCAAATGGCAGAGCAGAACGATTCAATGTCAGCCATGGCAATCCAGATATGCAATCAGATACAATTCGTATTGTCGCAGGCAACTGAGGAACGTTCAGCGCTGGAGGTAATGGTGGAAGAGATCACAGGAGCGGCAGCCAGAAGTGGACGCGTGTTCGTGAACGGCGTGGGTCGCGAAGGTCTGATGCTCAAGGCCCTGTGCATGCGTCTCGCCCACCTGGGCCTCTCCGCTCACTGCGTCGGCGACATGACGACTCCTCCCATCTCATCCCAGGATCTCCTCATCACCTCCGCCGGCCCCGGTTGCTTCTCCACCGTCGATGCCATCTGCGGTGTCGCCCGTTCCAACGCTGCTCGCGTGCTGCTACTCACAGCTCAACCCAAATCAGGGTCAGCCGCCCAATACGCCACCGCGATTGCTTTCCTTCCAGCGCAGACCATGGCGGACGATCATCAGCCTCAGCTGCAAAGCGGTAATGAACCGCAGTTGCTTCCGATGGGAAGCCTATACGAAGGAGTGATGTTTGTGTTGTTCGAGATGGTGGTGTTCAGATTAGCCAAGGTTCTTGGTCAGACCCCCGAGGCCATCCGATCCCGCCACACCAATCTCGAATAGGAAGCGAACTCGAAAATCATCGATGAATGTACTCTTAAAACTCCTTTTCTGTAATATCTTGAACATAATTGATTCTAGCTGTGCGAACTCTCTCGAACTAATGAATAGAAACCTATGAAGTTCTACTCCGTACCAGTACAGATTCTTCAACATATATCTCTTGTTATATTTATCTGTAAGATGGAAAACATAAAGATCAAGATTCAGATTACCTCGTCCTCAGCAAATTTACAGCTCCCGAAATTAAAGACTCTGCCCACTGCCAGTTAAGAACATATAGAGGGAAGCCACTATTGGCTCCTGCCTTGATAATTGAGGTTAATTCTTTTACTTTCCAGGTACCAGATGCGCTTCTGGTTTCTCCCTTCTGAATGGTTTCGTCTCACATTTATCTCCCGCTCGCAACTTGGGACTCTAAAGACAGATGCGTCCGGAGAGATGTTTCTCAAACAAAAACCCTGTAATACgcaattgaagaagtcattaGTCCACAAGACTTTAGGCATtattagagagagaggaaaaaatggATGAAACAAGTTCATGAGATGCTCGGAATGCTATCAGAATCCAATCTTCCCATTACTCCGGCGAATGTAAAATTTCGAAaatagagaaggagatggggGAGGAAACAGAGAAAAAGAATTTCAGAAGACTAAAGCGACTAAGAATATTCCTCATTAGATTTAACATCTTATAAACTGTATTAATCATGTCCTAGTATCAGATTTTGCCAATATGTTGAACCAAAGACTAATTTAACAGTGCCTTTCTGTGCAAATAGTGCAATCTGAAACTCAAAGATCAGATGAATATTTCATTAGAAATTGATAACTGCCCTTCATGACTCGGCTGGCCATTGACCATCCTGCATTAAGAAACTAGGAAAACCTTGTAAAGCTATATAGTTTCCTCAGGACAGCACTATTTCCAAACACAAGCAGATCAACAGGTAGCAAGGGATGATGTGGTCTCCCTAGCAGATCCCCAAGTAACTACCAAAAAAGGAGCCAATTTAATATGGCAACAAGAGGTGTTCAATCTAAGTGATATAGACACAGCTTACCACTTTCAAATCTCAAGAGAAAATGGCACTGACAAAGGCCTCTGCATCAAATGGTTGGAGGTCTTCCAAACCTTCGCCGACTCCCACAAACTTTATGGGGATGCCAAGTTCATCAACCACACTGACCTGAAAAATTAAAACCACAACCTTCTTTCAGTACAATGTGCAGTACAGGCGTAATAGCAAAtctttaaaaaatcaaaatactacTAGCAGGAATTTGAGCTCAACGATAACATTCAATAGGAGTTCAAGCATACCACACAGCCTCCTCGAGCAGAGCCATCCAGTTTGGTCAAGATTAAACCTGTAATTCCGACCACCTGTTATGGAATAGTTGGATCATTTGATTTATACTGCAACCATCGATTTATCAGAAGCAATAATGTTAAAGGGTGCAAGTTTGTCTTAATGAAAAATTTATTGCATGGATTTTCCATGCTTCTTGCTTCTACTCTTTTGCCTGGAATTAACTAGGAGCCAAAGCCAggcaaagaagaatgaattacTACTTTCTTTGAACTTGAAAGGAGAAACATAATATCACTGAATTAAATAGCtgataaaaaagaaattgcAAACACAACTGTTAATCTACATCGTAATAGTCTGCCTTCATGAATAGAAAATGAGGGATTATGGGGAAAAATGATTTTCCAATCTACCTTCGCTAGGAAACATCTTtcacccatatatatatatagagagagagagagggaggaattAGTGACATCTATATCATATAACACCTAAAGTCAATAAGCCTTGTACAAGTTTTAGCAGCGGAACCTGACAACTTCCCTAAACTGGTAGCATACAAATTATGAATTTGTGACAAGATCAGGTCACAACCTACCTGGTACAAGTTAGCTGCAGAACTTAATAACAGCCCTAAAGCAAACACAAAGCAATTCAAGTCTGCCAATGACCTTTTTCCAGTAGTAGTAAAACAGGATGACAGTGGTCGAGCTAATCCCGATCACAGTTTGTTGATGCAGCCAATTAAATCACATGACAGCACACTTTCACTTCTGGTTTTAGTGGGACCATGAAGATCcaaaagcaaaggaaaaaatgcaaACAGAACAAATTATTAATTTGAGTGGTACAAACTTATAACAGGAACAATTCATcgcgcacacacacaccaaaaaataaaaaacttatgACAGGAATTCTTTTTCTGgcgaaaaggaaaacaaaaagctTGTAACAGAAACAAGTAGGTATCTGAATGTTTGAGGGATAATGAACATTAATGCTATTTCAGGTAGGGAATGTTACATCATTGAATTCTCTGGCCTGTGGCAGCATATTCAAACCAGTTGTACCATCAAGAACCAGAAGGATCTCCTGCAAAATAGTGAACCCCAGAATAACCATAATGGTAAGGTTTAAACCGCAAGTATGACAGACATCAGTCAAATTTAAGAGTAAGTCAACTTTAAAAGGTATATCGAGGataagaaaggaaataggaaACGTATCAAAGCTACAAAACACTATCTTAAAGCAcactttaaaagaaaaagtatatataatgtGAGTTATACTTGAGCTACATACATAATGGAAATACCAATCAATTGCAGACATAAGACATGTCAAATAGAAATCAGCACTCAATGATTACATCTACTATGGCagaaatgataaaaattatGAGTGTATCAACTCACACCGTCTTCCTGAACAGAAACAGGCAAAAGACAAGAccaatgaagaaacaaagaaaagcaaATTTCAGAAACCTGCAAgggttttcattttaaaatgaAAGAACACAATGAAGAAAGACAAGGGAAAATTGAAGGGAACATCAAGCCCTCTCTATCTTGTACTATCCATATGTATCACAATGTACCTTCTATTTATCATATCAATTGAGGAAAGGAGGGGAATTCATCCATTCTAATGTGCTTTACAGCTGGAAGAGCAGTCAatctaataatttttttgaatCTCTCTACTTCTGATGGCAAGACAATCAAATCTCTCTACTCCTGATGGTAAGACAGTAAAGAATTCCTGGATCTACAAAAACCACAATCCATTAAAGTGGATCTTAAGACACTAAAAATTCTCTGGTTCTACAGAAACCACATTCCAATAAAGTTATCTCTCGGAAAAGAACTAGAGAAATGCTAGATGACCGTATGAACTCAACCCTCAATATTGCTTGTGAGTTATAAAACGTGTGAACTTAGTTTTATGGTGCCAACGCTAGCCATGAGTGACCAGGTACCTTGATGTGGCGGTGACACCTAGTAATGCACCACATTTGGGCAACATTTGAGCACAATATGCCAGTTCCAgatactcttcttcttcatccccttttgttttctctttctactACTCCTGACTCGATCTAGTCAGGGTCCTAAACACAGAACACAACCTGTCACCTTGGGCATCCTCGGGCACCTTGTCACAGCATCACCTAAGCTTTAACAACTAGGGACTTTGAAGAGTTCATAAGCCTACCTGCTCTAGGCATAGAATTCCTCACAGATACTATAAGCAAAAAAGTGAAATATAAGAAGACACTTGGCATATTCAGTTGATGTTTACCAAATTAATGGTGCTTGAATAATCTATTTGAAGGACAGGTGAGCTGCAGAAATCATCAggtccaaaaaaatctaaaggaTTTGTCAAGAGTTCAGCTTACATTTGGTGCACCAGGAATGACTTTACTAACAGCCTTCTTGCACGTAATCAATTCTTCCATTAAGCTGTAGTTTGTGTGTAGACCTAAATATACAAAAATTATCAATCAGCTAAAATCATGTCCACtatgaaacaaaataagaatATAAGAATGTAAGTGCATACATACGTCCAGATGTGTCACATAAAACAACATCATAACCTTCTTGTTTTCCTCTTTTCACAGCCTGAGAAAGAACTATCCAGAGACCAATTTTAGATGGTTCATTATTACCAAGCTATTTAATCTACAGACTATCTAGCTTTGCAGAATTTATTCTAGCAGAAATGTCATACTCGTCATCTTCCTGTGTACCTGATGATGCTTTGACTTTCTCTCCTTcgcccacaactatctcagatCCAGTTCTTTCAGCCCAAATTTCTAGCTGATCACTAGCAGCTGCTCTGAATGTGTCACCAGCTGCCATTAGTATCTGGAGTATATAAGACCATAGGTTAAAGCAAGGGGACTCCTTGATGCTCAGTGCATCTGTTCACGTTGAGCATCAGCATGCCTAGATCCAGGAAAAAAAGAACTATACAATATTTAACTAAATAATTAcagaattctaaaataaaagGATATATAATAAATGGAATGAAGTAGCTATAAAATATGGTGTAGAATGTACATATGGTGCCGGCTTTGGCCCCCTTTAGGTGTTGACAAGGTGCCATAGCGGCTGGCCAAAACCTTTGATCTTTTTGGCACCGTGACTACCATGATCTAGGACAATATACTCTATTTAAATCATGCACACTTATGTTCTTTTCTTACCACGTTGTCAATCCTTCAAATATATATTGACATGGACAAAGCCTTTTAAGAGTTATAACTTAAATACAGTTGGCCCCTTCCGTTGGTCTGGTAGTCCCACTCAAATTGCCCCAAACCCAATACAGTCATGTATCTATGCCCAAAAATTTCCTCAGAGCCGCCCAGAGAGCCCATAAGGATTGTACTCCTAGGCACATAACTATACTCAGCATGGCCATACTTGATTCCAGAAAGCGACCCActtaaataaaaacagaaaaaccaactCAGTTCACTACTTCACTTAGACTTCCAACTATTTCGAGTTGGATACACTAATCCCATTTTACCATCCACTCTATTTAAGGTTACAAGTAGTCATGTCTCCACTAACTACTCAACACAGGTAATTTTTTACTTCCCCTAGTCCTTTTACCACGTCCAATTTGGACCAGGTAACTCCTTACCATGCAATTGATGATCTTCATTGCACATATCTGAACCACCTCAAATGACCTTCTCCCAGATTCCATGATGAAAACCTCAAAGCTTAACCTCCACAAAACTGAAGTAAAACTAGTGGCCTGTTGGTTGGCTGCCAATTTTTAGAAACAAGAGATT
This window encodes:
- the LOC122081245 gene encoding 3-hexulose-6-phosphate isomerase — its product is MAEQNDSMSAMAIQICNQIQFVLSQATEERSALEVMVEEITGAAARSGRVFVNGVGREGLMLKALCMRLAHLGLSAHCVGDMTTPPISSQDLLITSAGPGCFSTVDAICGVARSNAARVLLLTAQPKSGSAAQYATAIAFLPAQTMADDHQPQLQSGNEPQLLPMGSLYEGVMFVLFEMVVFRLAKVLGQTPEAIRSRHTNLE
- the LOC122081246 gene encoding carbon catabolite repressor protein 4 homolog 6-like — translated: MRFAASLSFFGFAAATMSSRAPFRGGRCLWRRGFLDWSNENTESFISGDSHFRSVRDANYGFRQRQRGSFGSRGGFPPQNSCHGRLFANHRLLVPGDRSHWITEIGSKL